The Pseudomonas extremaustralis genome contains a region encoding:
- a CDS encoding ornithine cyclodeaminase: MTRYIDVNDLSYLVSQKGLQTCITEMAEYIRADYLRWQDFEKCPRLANHSPDGVIELMPVSDASLYAFKYVNGHPKNTLAGMLTVMAFGALGDVDTGKPVLLAEMTLTTAIRTAATSALVARYLARNNSRSMALIGNGSQSEFQALAFHAMLGINEIRLFDIDAKATAKLAANLKAFPAIKVILAGSVAEAVKGADIVTTVTADKAYATILSDDMIEPGMHLNAVGGDCPGKTELDRRIVERARVIVEYEPQSRIEGEIQHMPPDSPVTELWQVINGQRPGRENARQVTLFDSVGFAIEDYSALRYVLDVAKALDVGSELELVPDLADPKDLFARLAQPPRAQQKKRA, encoded by the coding sequence ATGACCCGCTACATCGACGTCAACGACCTCAGCTACCTGGTCTCGCAGAAAGGCCTGCAAACCTGCATCACCGAAATGGCCGAGTACATCCGCGCCGACTACCTGCGCTGGCAGGACTTTGAAAAATGCCCGCGCCTGGCCAACCATTCGCCGGATGGCGTGATCGAGTTGATGCCGGTTTCCGATGCTTCGCTGTATGCGTTCAAGTACGTCAACGGCCACCCGAAAAACACCCTGGCCGGCATGCTCACCGTGATGGCCTTCGGTGCCCTGGGCGATGTGGACACCGGCAAACCGGTGCTGCTGGCGGAAATGACCCTGACCACCGCGATCCGCACCGCCGCCACTTCAGCGCTGGTCGCGCGCTACCTGGCCCGCAACAACAGCCGCAGCATGGCGTTGATCGGCAACGGTTCCCAGAGTGAATTCCAGGCCCTGGCCTTCCACGCCATGCTGGGCATCAATGAGATCCGCCTGTTCGACATCGACGCCAAGGCCACCGCCAAGCTGGCGGCCAACCTCAAGGCGTTTCCGGCAATCAAAGTGATCCTCGCCGGCAGCGTGGCCGAAGCGGTCAAAGGCGCGGACATCGTCACCACCGTCACCGCCGACAAAGCCTACGCCACCATCCTCAGCGACGACATGATCGAGCCCGGCATGCACCTCAACGCCGTGGGCGGCGACTGCCCAGGCAAGACCGAGCTGGACCGCCGCATCGTCGAGCGTGCGCGGGTAATCGTCGAGTACGAACCGCAAAGCCGCATCGAAGGCGAAATCCAGCACATGCCGCCAGACTCGCCGGTGACCGAGCTGTGGCAAGTGATCAACGGCCAGCGCCCCGGCCGCGAGAACGCACGCCAGGTCACCCTGTTCGACTCGGTGGGTTTTGCCATCGAAGACTACTCGGCCCTGCGCTACGTGCTGGACGTGGCCAAAGCCCTGGACGTGGGCAGCGAACTGGAACTGGTACCGGACCTCGCCGACCCTAAAGACCTGTTCGCCCGCCTGGCCCAACCACCGCGCGCGCAGCAGAAAAAGCGCGCCTGA
- a CDS encoding GNAT family acetyltransferase — protein MSTAVRLAEAADAEAISQLILAALHSSNARDYPADVIARVAGNFTPDAVRELLKRRRVLVAVQDEAIVATASLDGNVVRSVFVDPALQGQGIGRLLMIEIELRAREAGVTVLSVPSSLTAEPFYTKLGFHTVRNVYHGNERTVVMEKALSSRHPIGPYRDRLHRAQVVALWQEAFGYDSAHNLPSLAIDKKLAVNDGLFFVATDKKVVIGTLLAGYDGHRGWLYSVAVRADYRRQGLGASLVRHAEQALTALGCMKINLQITGGNEAVVGFYEALGYGVEPRISMGKKIADNIPNGA, from the coding sequence ATGTCTACCGCCGTTCGTCTCGCCGAGGCAGCCGATGCCGAGGCGATCAGCCAGCTGATCCTGGCCGCCTTGCACAGCAGCAATGCACGGGATTACCCGGCGGATGTGATTGCGCGGGTGGCGGGCAATTTCACCCCTGATGCGGTGCGGGAGCTGCTCAAGCGTCGCAGGGTGCTGGTGGCGGTGCAGGACGAGGCGATCGTCGCCACCGCCTCCCTGGATGGCAACGTGGTGCGTTCGGTGTTCGTCGACCCGGCGCTGCAAGGCCAGGGCATCGGTCGGTTGCTGATGATCGAAATCGAATTGCGCGCCCGTGAGGCCGGGGTGACGGTGTTGAGCGTGCCGTCCTCGCTGACCGCCGAGCCGTTCTATACCAAGCTGGGTTTTCACACCGTGCGCAATGTCTACCATGGCAACGAACGCACAGTGGTGATGGAGAAAGCGTTGTCGTCGCGCCACCCCATCGGGCCATACCGTGACCGCCTGCACCGGGCGCAGGTGGTGGCGTTATGGCAGGAAGCGTTTGGCTATGACAGCGCCCACAACCTGCCGAGCCTGGCGATCGATAAGAAACTGGCGGTCAATGACGGGCTGTTCTTCGTGGCGACGGATAAGAAAGTCGTGATCGGCACCCTGCTGGCGGGGTACGACGGGCATCGCGGTTGGTTGTATTCGGTGGCGGTGCGCGCTGACTATCGCCGGCAAGGGCTGGGGGCGTCGCTGGTGCGGCACGCGGAGCAGGCGTTGACTGCCTTGGGGTGCATGAAGATCAACCTGCAGATCACCGGCGGCAATGAGGCAGTGGTGGGGTTCTACGAGGCGTTGGGGTACGGGGTGGAGCCGAGGATCAGCATGGGCAAGAAGATTGCCGACAATATCCCCAATGGCGCTTGA
- a CDS encoding ABC transporter substrate-binding protein, whose amino-acid sequence MTPLRSLFAALLLPLCASAAHAQDWKEIRFGVFPEYPPFESVAADGSLQGFDIELGNAICAKLEVKCTWVHNEFDGMIPALRARKFDAIMSSMAVTPAREKVIDFSDRLFLSPTSVITRQSADFGDTPESLKGKQVGVLQGSLQEAYARAHLAKLGAQIKAYQSQEQNYADLQNGRLDATLTDKLEAQLNFLSKPEGADFKTGPAFKDPTLPLDIAMGLRKNDQDLRALINKGIAAVQADGTYGQIQKKYFGDQDIYHE is encoded by the coding sequence ATGACGCCATTGCGATCACTTTTCGCTGCACTGCTGTTGCCACTGTGCGCCAGCGCCGCCCACGCCCAAGACTGGAAAGAAATCCGTTTCGGCGTATTCCCCGAATACCCGCCCTTCGAGTCCGTGGCGGCCGACGGCAGCCTGCAAGGCTTCGATATCGAATTGGGCAACGCCATCTGCGCCAAGCTCGAAGTCAAATGCACCTGGGTGCACAACGAGTTCGACGGCATGATCCCGGCCCTGCGCGCACGCAAGTTCGACGCCATCATGTCGTCCATGGCCGTGACCCCGGCACGCGAGAAAGTCATCGACTTCAGCGACCGCCTGTTCCTCAGCCCCACGTCGGTGATCACCCGCCAAAGCGCCGACTTCGGCGACACCCCGGAATCGCTCAAAGGCAAACAGGTCGGCGTGCTGCAAGGTTCGCTGCAAGAAGCCTATGCCCGCGCGCACCTGGCCAAGCTGGGCGCCCAGATCAAGGCGTACCAGTCCCAGGAACAGAACTACGCCGACCTGCAAAACGGTCGCCTCGACGCCACCCTGACCGACAAGCTCGAAGCCCAGCTCAACTTCCTGTCCAAGCCCGAAGGCGCCGACTTCAAGACCGGCCCGGCCTTCAAGGACCCGACCCTGCCCCTGGACATCGCCATGGGCCTGCGCAAGAACGACCAGGACTTGCGCGCGCTGATCAACAAGGGCATCGCCGCCGTCCAGGCCGATGGCACCTATGGGCAGATCCAGAAGAAATACTTCGGCGATCAGGACATCTACCACGAGTAA
- a CDS encoding branched-chain amino acid aminotransferase: protein MGNESINWDKLGFDYIKTDKRYIQTFKNGEWQPGTLTEDNLLHISEGSTALHYGQQCFEGLKAYRCKDGSINLFRPDQNAARMQRSCARLLMPHVPTDVFIDACRQVVKANERFIPPYGSGGALYLRPFVIGTGDNIGVRTAPEFIFSVFCIPVGAYFKGGLVPHNFQISTFDRAAPQGTGAAKVGGNYAASLMPGSEAKKSGFADAIYLDPMTHSKIEEVGSANFFGITHDNKFVTPRSPSVLPGITRLSLIELAKTRLGLEVVEGEVFIDKLDEFKEAGACGTAAVISPIGGIQYNGKLHVFYSETEVGPITQKLYKELTGVQTGDVEAPEGWIVKV, encoded by the coding sequence ATGGGTAACGAAAGCATCAATTGGGACAAGCTGGGTTTTGACTACATCAAGACCGACAAGCGCTATATCCAGACCTTTAAAAACGGCGAGTGGCAACCTGGCACCCTGACCGAAGACAACCTGCTGCACATCAGCGAGGGCTCTACCGCCCTGCACTATGGCCAGCAATGCTTCGAAGGCCTCAAGGCCTACCGTTGCAAGGACGGTTCGATCAACCTGTTCCGCCCGGACCAGAACGCCGCCCGCATGCAACGCAGCTGCGCCCGCCTGCTGATGCCCCATGTACCGACCGACGTGTTCATCGACGCCTGCCGACAAGTGGTCAAGGCCAACGAGCGGTTCATCCCGCCGTACGGCAGTGGCGGCGCGCTGTACCTGCGTCCGTTCGTGATCGGCACCGGTGACAACATCGGCGTGCGCACCGCGCCGGAATTCATCTTCTCGGTGTTCTGCATCCCGGTCGGCGCCTACTTCAAAGGCGGCCTGGTGCCGCACAACTTCCAGATCTCCACCTTCGACCGCGCCGCGCCACAGGGCACCGGTGCCGCGAAAGTCGGCGGCAACTACGCTGCCAGCCTGATGCCAGGCTCCGAAGCGAAGAAATCCGGGTTCGCCGACGCGATCTACCTGGACCCGATGACCCACTCGAAAATCGAAGAAGTCGGCTCGGCCAACTTCTTTGGCATCACCCACGACAACAAATTCGTCACCCCGCGCTCGCCGTCGGTGCTGCCAGGCATCACCCGCCTGTCGCTGATCGAATTGGCCAAGACCCGCCTGGGCCTGGAAGTGGTCGAGGGCGAAGTGTTCATCGACAAACTGGACGAGTTCAAGGAAGCCGGCGCCTGCGGCACCGCTGCGGTGATCTCGCCAATCGGCGGCATCCAGTACAACGGCAAGCTGCATGTGTTCTACAGCGAGACCGAAGTCGGCCCGATCACCCAGAAGCTCTACAAAGAGCTGACCGGCGTACAGACCGGTGACGTCGAAGCGCCAGAAGGCTGGATCGTCAAGGTCTAA
- a CDS encoding ABC transporter permease has product MIELFQQYGLAYLFSDGAGLSGVAMTLWLFILSVLFGFFLSIPLAIARVSEHVWLRWPVEAYTYLFRGTPLYIQLLICYTGLYSLEVVQDNALLNQFFRNALNCTLLAFVLNTCAYTVEIFAGAIRNIPHGEIEAACAYGLHGWRLNLFVVVPAALRRALPAYSNEMILMLHATSLAFTATVADILKVARDANAETFLTFQAFGIAALLYMLLSFALVGLFRLAERRWMRFLVPTRG; this is encoded by the coding sequence ATGATCGAACTGTTCCAGCAATACGGCCTGGCCTATCTGTTCAGCGACGGCGCGGGGTTGTCCGGCGTGGCGATGACCCTGTGGTTATTCATCCTCTCGGTGCTGTTCGGATTTTTCCTGTCGATCCCCCTGGCGATCGCCCGCGTCTCGGAACACGTCTGGCTGCGCTGGCCGGTGGAGGCCTACACCTACCTGTTTCGCGGCACGCCGCTGTATATCCAATTGCTGATTTGCTACACCGGGCTCTACAGCCTGGAAGTGGTGCAGGACAACGCCCTGCTCAACCAGTTTTTCCGCAATGCCCTCAACTGCACGCTGCTGGCCTTCGTGCTCAACACCTGCGCCTACACCGTGGAAATCTTCGCCGGAGCGATCCGCAATATTCCCCATGGCGAAATCGAAGCGGCATGCGCCTATGGCCTGCACGGCTGGCGGCTCAACCTGTTTGTGGTGGTGCCCGCCGCGCTGCGCCGGGCGTTGCCGGCCTACAGCAACGAAATGATCCTGATGTTGCACGCGACCTCACTGGCGTTTACCGCCACCGTCGCCGACATCCTCAAAGTGGCCCGCGATGCCAATGCCGAGACGTTCCTGACGTTCCAGGCTTTCGGCATCGCCGCGCTGCTCTACATGCTGCTGTCCTTTGCACTGGTGGGCCTGTTTCGACTGGCCGAACGTCGCTGGATGCGTTTTCTTGTTCCGACCCGAGGCTAA
- a CDS encoding dihydrolipoamide acetyltransferase family protein — MGTHVIKMPDIGEGIAEVELSAWHVKVGDMVVEDQVLADVMTDKAMVDIPSPVHGKVIALGGEPGEVMAVGSILISIEVEGAGNAKDAPVEVAPVKAAAVVEATPAAVESKPAPVVAAQAPVARDADERPLASPAVRKHALDAGIQLRLVQGSGPAGRILHEDLDAYLLQRPGQQTSAANPYAERHDEAQIPVIGMRRKIAQRMQDATRRAAHFSYVEEIDVSALDELRVHLNEKHGATRGKLTLLPFIVRAMVVALREFPQINARYDDEAQVITRLGAVHVGVATQSDAGLMVPVVRHAEARSLWGTAEEIARLAKAARTGKASREELSGSTITLTSLGALGGIVSTPVLNLPEVAIVGVNRIVERPVVIKGQIVIRKMMNLSSSFDHRVVDGMDAAQFIQAIRGLLEQPASLFLE; from the coding sequence ATGGGCACGCACGTTATCAAGATGCCGGACATTGGCGAAGGCATCGCGGAAGTTGAACTGTCGGCCTGGCATGTGAAGGTCGGCGACATGGTCGTCGAAGACCAGGTGCTGGCGGACGTGATGACCGATAAGGCGATGGTGGACATTCCCTCGCCGGTCCACGGCAAGGTGATTGCCCTCGGCGGCGAGCCGGGCGAGGTCATGGCGGTGGGCAGTATTTTGATCAGCATCGAAGTCGAAGGCGCGGGCAATGCCAAGGACGCGCCCGTGGAGGTAGCGCCGGTGAAGGCTGCTGCGGTGGTCGAGGCCACACCGGCAGCGGTCGAGAGCAAGCCCGCACCGGTCGTTGCCGCTCAGGCCCCCGTGGCCCGGGATGCCGACGAACGCCCGCTGGCCTCCCCCGCCGTGCGCAAGCACGCGCTGGATGCAGGTATACAACTGCGCCTGGTGCAGGGCTCCGGTCCGGCGGGGCGGATTTTGCACGAAGACTTGGACGCTTACTTGCTCCAGCGTCCGGGGCAACAAACCAGCGCAGCCAACCCCTACGCCGAACGCCACGACGAAGCACAAATCCCGGTGATCGGCATGCGCCGCAAGATCGCCCAGCGCATGCAGGACGCCACCCGGCGCGCCGCGCATTTCAGCTATGTGGAAGAGATCGACGTCAGCGCCCTCGACGAGCTGCGCGTGCACCTCAATGAGAAGCACGGCGCGACACGCGGCAAGCTGACCCTGCTGCCGTTCATCGTGCGTGCCATGGTCGTGGCGCTACGCGAGTTCCCGCAGATCAACGCGCGTTACGACGATGAAGCCCAGGTCATCACCCGCCTCGGCGCGGTGCATGTGGGCGTCGCCACCCAGAGCGACGCGGGCCTGATGGTGCCGGTAGTGCGCCACGCCGAAGCGCGCAGCCTGTGGGGCACAGCCGAGGAAATCGCGCGCTTGGCCAAGGCCGCGCGCACGGGCAAGGCCAGCCGCGAGGAGCTGTCGGGGTCGACCATCACCCTGACCAGCCTCGGGGCGCTGGGCGGCATCGTCAGCACGCCGGTGCTGAACCTGCCGGAAGTGGCCATCGTCGGCGTCAACCGCATCGTCGAACGGCCAGTGGTGATCAAGGGCCAGATCGTGATCCGCAAGATGATGAACCTCTCCAGCTCATTCGATCACCGCGTGGTCGATGGCATGGACGCGGCGCAATTCATCCAGGCCATTCGCGGCCTGCTCGAACAACCCGCCAGCCTGTTCCTGGAGTAA
- the ctlX gene encoding citrulline utilization hydrolase CtlX: MQTTNTVLMIRPARFAFNPDTAINNRFQRPPLDPLSAQHKALEEFDGYVDTLRRHGVEVLVVQDTPAPHTPDSIFPNNWWSSHADGSLVLYPMEGQNRRLERNKGVLQVLEQRFAIKDTIDLSHLEQQNIFLEGTGSMVLDRQHRISYACHSGRTHQDALRQFAERLDYRLCVFHAVDRQHAPIYHSNVMMSVGRDLAVVCLQALPDADERRALERSLRDTGKDILALDFDQLEAFAGNMLEVHDRDGQPLLVMSASAWAALPPAQRRHVERHTRPVVVNIDNIERIGGGSARCMLAEVHLPARASFQ; this comes from the coding sequence ATGCAAACCACCAACACCGTCCTGATGATTCGCCCGGCGCGCTTTGCCTTCAACCCGGACACCGCGATCAACAACCGTTTCCAACGCCCGCCCCTCGACCCGCTCAGCGCACAGCACAAAGCGCTGGAAGAGTTCGACGGCTATGTCGACACCCTGCGCCGGCATGGCGTGGAAGTGCTGGTGGTGCAGGACACCCCGGCGCCCCACACGCCGGACTCGATCTTTCCCAATAACTGGTGGAGCAGCCACGCCGACGGCAGCCTGGTGCTGTACCCGATGGAAGGCCAGAACCGACGATTGGAACGCAACAAGGGCGTGCTGCAAGTCCTCGAACAGCGTTTTGCAATCAAAGACACCATTGACCTCAGCCATCTCGAACAACAGAACATCTTCCTCGAAGGCACCGGCAGCATGGTGCTCGACCGCCAGCACCGCATCAGCTACGCCTGCCATTCCGGGCGCACCCACCAGGACGCCCTGCGCCAGTTCGCCGAACGCCTCGACTACCGGCTGTGCGTGTTCCACGCCGTCGACCGCCAGCACGCGCCGATCTACCACAGCAACGTGATGATGAGCGTCGGCCGCGACCTCGCGGTGGTGTGCCTGCAAGCCCTGCCGGACGCCGACGAGCGCCGCGCGCTGGAGCGTTCCCTGCGCGACACCGGCAAGGACATCCTCGCCCTCGACTTCGACCAGCTCGAAGCCTTCGCCGGCAACATGCTCGAAGTCCACGACCGCGACGGCCAGCCGCTGCTGGTGATGTCCGCCAGCGCCTGGGCCGCCCTGCCCCCCGCCCAGCGCCGGCATGTGGAACGCCACACGCGGCCGGTGGTGGTGAACATCGACAACATCGAACGCATCGGCGGCGGCAGTGCCCGCTGCATGCTGGCCGAAGTGCATCTGCCGGCCCGCGCCTCATTTCAATAA
- the lpdA gene encoding dihydrolipoyl dehydrogenase — translation MTQTLHTTLLIIGGGPGGYVAAIRAGQLGIPTILVEGQALGGTCLNIGCIPSKALIHVAEQFQQSVHHSQGSPLGIEVDVPTLDIRKSVEWKDGIVDRLTTGVAALLKKHKVQVIHGWAKVVDGKTVDVGDQRIQCEHLLLATGSKSVNLPMLPLGGPIISSTEALAPTRVPKRLVVVGGGYIGLELGIAYRKLGAEVSVVEAQERILPAYDAELTQPVNESLKQLGVKLYLKHSVTGFADNRLQVRDPHGDTVSLQTDQVLVAVGRTPNTQGWNLEALNLDMNGAAIKIDDRCQTSMRNVWAIGDLSGEPMLAHRAMAQGEMVAELISGRHREFSPAAIPAVCFTDPELVVVGKTPDEAKAAGLDCLVASFPFAANGRAMTLESKSGFVRVVARQDNHLIVGWQAVGVGVSELSTAFGLSLEMGARLEDVAGTIHAHPTLGEAVQEAALRALGHALHL, via the coding sequence ATGACGCAGACATTGCATACCACCCTGCTGATCATCGGCGGCGGGCCTGGCGGTTACGTGGCGGCAATCCGCGCCGGCCAACTGGGCATCCCCACCATCCTGGTGGAAGGCCAGGCGCTGGGCGGCACCTGCCTGAATATCGGCTGCATCCCGTCCAAGGCCCTGATCCATGTGGCCGAGCAATTCCAGCAAAGCGTGCACCACAGCCAGGGTTCGCCCCTGGGGATCGAAGTGGACGTGCCGACCCTGGACATCCGCAAGAGCGTGGAATGGAAGGACGGCATCGTCGACCGCCTGACCACCGGCGTCGCTGCGTTGCTTAAAAAGCACAAGGTGCAGGTGATCCACGGCTGGGCCAAAGTGGTGGATGGCAAGACCGTCGACGTCGGCGACCAGCGCATCCAGTGCGAACACCTGCTGCTGGCCACTGGCTCGAAGAGCGTCAACCTGCCGATGCTGCCGCTGGGCGGGCCGATCATCTCCTCCACCGAAGCCCTGGCGCCGACCCGTGTGCCCAAGCGGCTGGTGGTGGTCGGTGGCGGCTATATCGGCCTGGAGCTGGGGATTGCCTACCGCAAGCTCGGCGCCGAGGTCAGTGTGGTCGAGGCCCAGGAGCGGATTCTGCCGGCGTATGACGCCGAACTGACTCAGCCGGTGAACGAATCCCTCAAGCAACTAGGGGTGAAGCTGTACCTCAAGCACAGCGTCACCGGGTTTGCGGACAACCGCCTGCAAGTACGCGACCCCCATGGCGACACTGTGTCGCTGCAGACCGACCAGGTGCTGGTGGCCGTGGGGCGCACCCCCAATACCCAGGGCTGGAACCTGGAGGCGCTGAACCTGGACATGAACGGCGCGGCGATCAAGATCGACGACCGTTGCCAGACCAGCATGCGCAATGTGTGGGCCATCGGCGACCTGAGCGGCGAACCGATGCTCGCGCACCGGGCCATGGCCCAGGGCGAAATGGTCGCCGAACTGATCAGCGGTAGGCACCGCGAATTCAGCCCGGCGGCGATCCCGGCGGTGTGCTTCACTGACCCGGAACTGGTGGTGGTCGGCAAGACGCCCGACGAGGCCAAGGCGGCAGGGCTGGACTGCCTGGTGGCGAGCTTCCCGTTCGCGGCCAACGGTCGGGCCATGACCCTGGAATCGAAAAGCGGCTTTGTGCGGGTGGTGGCGCGGCAGGACAATCACCTGATCGTCGGCTGGCAGGCCGTGGGCGTCGGCGTGTCCGAGCTGTCCACCGCGTTTGGCCTGAGCCTGGAAATGGGCGCGCGCCTGGAAGACGTGGCCGGCACCATCCACGCCCACCCGACCCTGGGCGAAGCCGTGCAGGAAGCCGCGCTGCGCGCCTTGGGCCACGCCCTGCACCTCTAG
- a CDS encoding ABC transporter permease has translation MNEFLNLQGYGPMLAQGAWMTLKLALLALALSLSLGLIAAAAKLSSAKWLRVPATLYTTLIRSVPDLVLILLMFYSLQLWLNDLSEVFGWDYFEIDPFTAGVVTLGFIYGAYFTENFRGAILSVPAGQLEAATAYGLSRWQRFRLVLFPQLMRFALPGLGNNWLVLLKSTALVSIIGLSDLVKAAQNAGKTTNEPLYFLILAGLVYLLITTLSNRIFKRLERRYNLGIKGMAR, from the coding sequence ATGAACGAATTCCTCAACCTGCAGGGCTACGGCCCGATGCTCGCCCAGGGCGCCTGGATGACGCTCAAACTGGCGCTCCTCGCCCTGGCCCTGAGCCTCTCCCTGGGCCTGATCGCCGCTGCCGCCAAACTCTCCAGCGCCAAATGGCTGCGAGTGCCGGCCACGCTCTACACCACACTGATCCGCAGCGTGCCGGACCTGGTGCTGATCCTGCTGATGTTCTACAGCCTGCAACTGTGGCTGAACGACCTGAGCGAAGTGTTCGGCTGGGATTACTTTGAAATCGACCCGTTTACCGCCGGGGTCGTCACCCTGGGGTTTATCTACGGCGCGTATTTCACCGAGAACTTCCGCGGCGCGATCCTCAGCGTGCCGGCGGGCCAGTTGGAAGCCGCCACCGCCTATGGCCTGAGCCGCTGGCAGCGTTTTCGCCTGGTGCTGTTCCCGCAACTGATGCGCTTTGCCCTGCCGGGCCTGGGCAATAACTGGCTGGTGTTGCTCAAGTCCACGGCGCTGGTGTCGATCATCGGCCTGTCGGACCTGGTCAAGGCCGCGCAAAACGCCGGCAAGACCACCAATGAGCCGTTGTATTTCCTGATCCTCGCGGGGCTGGTTTACCTGCTGATCACCACCCTGTCCAACCGCATCTTCAAGCGCCTCGAACGGCGCTACAACCTCGGCATCAAGGGGATGGCGCGATGA
- a CDS encoding alpha-ketoacid dehydrogenase subunit beta, which yields MNDHNNSIELETAMTTTTMTMIQALRSAMDVMLERDDDVVVFGQDVGYFGGVFRCTEGLQSKYGTSRVFDAPISESGIVGVAVGMGAYGLRPVAEIQFADYVYPATDQIISEAARLRYRSAGQFTAPLTLRMPCGGGIYGGQTHSQSIEAVFTQVCGLRTVMPSNPYDAKGLLIASIENDDPVIFLEPKRLYNGPFDGHHDRPVTPWSKHPQAQVPDGYYTVPLDVAAIVRPGSAVTVLTYGTTVYVSQVAAEETGIDAEVIDLRSLWPLDLETIVKSVKKTGRCVVVHEATRTCGFGAELVALVQEHCFHHLEAPIERVTGWDTPYPHAQEWAYFPGPSRVGAALKRVMEV from the coding sequence ATGAACGATCACAACAACAGCATCGAATTGGAAACCGCCATGACCACCACCACCATGACCATGATCCAGGCCCTGCGCTCGGCCATGGATGTGATGCTCGAACGTGATGATGATGTGGTGGTGTTCGGCCAGGACGTCGGTTACTTCGGCGGCGTGTTCCGTTGCACCGAAGGTTTGCAGAGCAAGTACGGCACCTCGCGGGTGTTCGACGCGCCGATCTCTGAAAGCGGCATCGTCGGTGTGGCGGTTGGTATGGGCGCCTATGGCCTGCGCCCGGTGGCGGAAATCCAGTTCGCCGACTACGTCTACCCGGCCACCGACCAGATCATCTCCGAAGCCGCGCGCCTGCGTTATCGCTCCGCCGGCCAGTTCACCGCGCCGCTGACCCTGCGCATGCCCTGCGGCGGTGGCATTTATGGTGGCCAGACCCACAGCCAGAGCATCGAAGCGGTGTTCACCCAGGTCTGCGGCCTGCGCACGGTAATGCCGTCCAACCCGTATGACGCCAAGGGCCTGCTGATCGCCTCGATCGAAAACGACGACCCGGTGATCTTCCTCGAACCCAAGCGCCTGTATAACGGCCCGTTCGACGGCCATCACGACCGCCCGGTAACGCCGTGGTCGAAACACCCGCAAGCGCAAGTGCCGGACGGTTACTACACCGTGCCGCTGGATGTGGCCGCCATTGTGCGTCCGGGTTCGGCCGTCACCGTGCTGACCTATGGCACCACGGTGTATGTGTCGCAAGTCGCCGCCGAAGAAACCGGCATCGACGCCGAGGTCATCGACCTGCGCAGCCTGTGGCCGCTGGACCTGGAGACCATCGTCAAATCGGTGAAAAAGACCGGCCGCTGCGTGGTGGTGCACGAAGCCACCCGCACCTGCGGCTTTGGCGCCGAGCTGGTGGCGCTGGTGCAGGAACATTGCTTCCACCACCTGGAAGCGCCGATCGAACGCGTCACCGGTTGGGACACCCCCTACCCGCACGCGCAGGAATGGGCGTATTTCCCAGGGCCGTCCCGAGTGGGCGCGGCGTTGAAACGGGTCATGGAGGTCTGA